The sequence AAACGTTAGATTGGTTGTGGAAATAAAGTAGAATGAAATgtgacaaatattattaaaattacataccaAATACATTTTGGATGGAAActagtagaaataaaaaatataatgggaACATTATGTCGAAGTATTCTATGGTAACTGCGAATCGTCAATTttcctactaatatttatacaattctTCGTGAGAAAATTGTTCAAGaagagtaataataaaataatggtgtAGGtacaaatatgaatgaaaatggAATTAAGATATGAAATGTAGTAAACATTAACggatttattcaaaaacaagtATTATGAagcttaaacatttttatgtctGAGTCAGGGTTTATAGCATTAAAACCAGCAGCAAAATATTGATCGTTatacttgtaatttatttcgcacTACTTGGGTAAGTTGAGGCCTTGTTAACATATACATACCTATTCTTGCAGATATAGTAGGTTGccaattttacatttaattttaaaaagatattatacATTGGAGGTGAGGGAAGGAGaagtaatgaaaaataacacatgtatgaaacaattatttattcaacaaagATTAAATCTTATTCCTGGTAGAACATGTCTTCCACGGGAACAGCGGTTAAGTAAGCATTAACGTTACTGATGTATTTGTTGGTAAAACTTTCGATTGTCGGCTTCAGGATCTGTTGGCCTACTGCTTGCCACTTGTCACTGGGAAGTTCAGAGCCATCAGCTGTAACAAAAGAAAGATATAATTAAGTTGATTCTTCTTCCGCCACATCAGTTCCAATTGAATACTGCTAATAGGTCATTCTATGCCTACGACAGTCTACGTATACTAGGACGAAAGCAATTTAATTGAGATACTTGTAATGATGGTCCCTCTGTAGCCTCATAGGAATAAAGCTAATATTAAAGTATAAGACATTATATGCCTACGACAGGCCACGTATACTAGAAGTAAAGCAATTTAATTGCGATAATTGTAATGTTCTGAAAGATAAGTATTTTGGTAACTTTGGTAAAGGATTTGAGCAGCGGAGGTAAGTAAAAATCTCTTAGAAATGTTGGTTGAAGTCCCGAACAATCCCATCAGTTATGGCAATGACTTAAGAAAGAAAACAAGCTATACAATTAATGGTACGTGTAGACAAACGAAGACTTACCGTTCCCGCACTCAATGTTCAGCTTGCCAATGGGATCTTCTTCTAAGTCGTGGGACTTTAGCGTCATGTGAAGCTTGCCGTTAGCGTCCTGAGTTTTAACGTAATCACCGCTGTATTTTAGATGGTAGTTATCtggaaaagtcacattggtaaaTTAATCATCCTTGTGGATTTGGTTTTGGTATGAAGGTCGAAACAAGTCCTTACTTTAAAAAAGATCTATATACACCCATGATATTATTTGACTCGTTTTTTTTGCCAAGCCTTTAAGGAACTTTGAGAGATTGTTTCTATTTTTCCTATTCgcaaaatatcttaatttttacAAAACCCATATATTTCCCATCccattgtacatttaaaaaaataccccaCAATTAGACTAGTTACGTATGAAGCAAACGATTGTTTTAAGATTAACATTATTCTCGTTTACATAGAATTGCTGGTATTGCTGAGGCAATTGTCGATGCTTACCAACAGTAATTTTGCAGGTGCCCTTTCCTTCACCGATGTCACCATGAACTTCAGTCTTCAGGTCAATAGTGAGATGAGGGCATTTGACTTGGTACTTGTATTTGTCAGTTTGCAGATCA comes from Trichoplusia ni isolate ovarian cell line Hi5 chromosome 27, tn1, whole genome shotgun sequence and encodes:
- the LOC113505927 gene encoding uncharacterized protein LOC113505927 — encoded protein: MFSTPVFIFAVLCFVSVKSERKLCDFNDEKCLTDGSNRSFEKFIAGIPGVPPSDPLVVGPLEGSSPPMKYKVHDASLVGMKNCKVDKVGIDLQTDKYKYQVKCPHLTIDLKTEVHGDIGEGKGTCKITVDNYHLKYSGDYVKTQDANGKLHMTLKSHDLEEDPIGKLNIECGNADGSELPSDKWQAVGQQILKPTIESFTNKYISNVNAYLTAVPVEDMFYQE